The Tubulanus polymorphus chromosome 1, tnTubPoly1.2, whole genome shotgun sequence genome contains a region encoding:
- the LOC141909387 gene encoding general transcription and DNA repair factor IIH helicase subunit XPD-like isoform X1 → MKLNIDGLLVYFPYDYIYPEQYTYMVELKKAIDAKGHCALEMPSGTGKTISLLSLIVAYHINYPLEVCKLIYCSRTVPEIEKVVEELKNLMLYYKKETGHEPNITGLALSSRKNLCIHPQVSNPLDGKTVDGLCQSRTTSYIREKSKHDPTVETCSFYESYTEHGREVPLPIGIYNLDDLREFGKKKGWCPYFLARYTITHANIVIYSYYYLLDPKIADLVSKELSKNAVVVFDEAHNIDNVCIESMSVTISRRTLDKCQQNVETLTNTIKKIKDTDKKRLQQEYSRLVEGLREANVARETDIVMANPVLPDEVLQEAVPGNIRNAEHFCVFLKRFVEYLKTRLRVQHVVSESPPSFLRHISQSVCIERKPLRFCSERLSSLLRTLELADLTDFSSLNLIANFATLVSTYAQGFVLIIEPFDDRTPTISNPIMHFSCMDASIAIKPVFDRFQTVIITSGTLSPLDIYPKILDFRPVNTATFTMTLARNNICPMIVAKGNDQVAMTSRFESREDVAVMRNYGNLMVELSAIVPDGLVCFFTSYTYMETIVSSWYEQGIIDKIQNNKLLFIETQNAAETSLALLNYQKACENGRGAVLLSVARGKVSEGIDFDHHLGRCVVMFGVPYVYTQSRILRARLEYLRDQFQIKENDFLTFDAMRHAAQCVGRAMRGKTDYGIMIFADKRFARNDKRGKLPKWIQEYLSDSKCNLSTDEAVNLAKRFLREMAQPFKREDQLGLSLLTLEQLESPEMQKKIEARAHQA, encoded by the exons aTGAA gcTAAACATTGATGGATTGCttgtatattttccatatGATTACATCTACCCGGAACAATATACCTATATGGTTGAACTAAAAAAAGCGATTGATGCCAAG GGTCACTGTGCTTTGGAGATGCCGTCCGGAACTGGGAAGACAATTTCCTTACTGTCTTTGATCGTTGCATATCATATA AATTACCCTCTGGAAGTTTGTAAGCTGATATATTGTTCAAGAACTGTtccagaaattgaaaaagttgttgaagaattgaaaaatctgatgctttattacaaaaaagaaacCGGCCACGAACCAAATATCACTGGCTTGGCTCTGAGCTCAAGGAAAAATTTGTGTATACATCCGCAG GTTAGCAACCCACTGGATGGAAAAACAGTCGATGGTCTTTGTCAGTCCCGAACGACTTCGTACATTCGTGAGAAGAGTAAGCACGATCCGACGGTAGAAACTTGTAGTTTTTATGAG TCATATACAGAACATGGAAGAGAAGTTCCGTTGCCTATCGGCATCTATAATCTG gATGATCTGAGGGAATTTGGAAAGAAAAAAGGCTGGTGTCCATATTTCTTAGCTCGATATACT ATTACTCACGCAAATATAGTTATATACAGTTATTACTATTTGTTGGATCCGAAGATCGCTGATTTAGTGTCTAAAGAACTCTCAAAGAATGCAGTTGTAGTATTTGATGAAGCTCACAATATAG ATAACGTTTGCATTGAATCAATGAGTGTTACTATTAGCAGACGTACTCTCGATAAATGTCAACAGAATGTTGAAACTTTGACAAATACTATAAAAAA AATTAAGGATACTGATAAAAAGCGACTTCAACAAGAATACTCACGTCTAGTGGAAGGTCTCCGAGAAGCTAATGTGGCCAGAGAAACAGACATTGTCATGGCTAATCCAGTGCTTCCCGATGAGGTTCTACAAG AGGCTGTTCCCGGTAATATAAGGAATGCTGAACACTTCTGCGTTTTCCTCAAGAGATTCgtagaatatttgaaaacCCGATTACGAGTACAGCATGTTGTTTCGGAGAGTCCGCCATCATTTCTTAGACACATTTCGCAATCTGTCTGCATTGAACGGAAACCATTACG GTTTTGTTCTGAACGATTATCATCATTGCTGCGAACTTTAGAACTTGCAGATCTGACCGATTTCTCTTCGTTGAATCTCATCGCTAACTTTGCAACTCTAGTCAGTACTTATGCTCAAG GTTTTGTACTAATCATCGAACCATTCGACGACCGAACGCCAACGATTTCAAACCCTATCATGCATTTCAGTTGCATGGATGCATCGATCGCCATAAAACCAGTGTTTGACCGATTTCAAACTGTGATAATTACTTCTGGG ACTTTATCTCCACTAGATATTTATCCCAAAATTTTAGACTTTCGGCCTGTGAATACAGCAACATTTACTATGACTTTGGCGAGGAATAACATCTGTCCTATG ATTGTTGCCAAAGGTAATGATCAAGTCGCAATGACATCTAGATTTGAAAGTAGAGAGGATGTGG CTGTTATGCGAAATTATGGAAACTTGATGGTTGAGTTAAGCGCTATAGTTCCTGATGGCTTGGTCTGTTTCTTCACAAGTTATACTTATAtg GAAACGATTGTTTCTTCGTGGTATGAACAGGGAATCATCGATAAAATTCAGAATAACAAATTGCTGTTTATCGAGACTCAAAACGCTGCTGAAACTAGTCTAGCATTACTCAACTATCAAAAAGCCTGTGAAAACGGCAGAGGAGCTGTTCTTTTGTCAGTAGCACGTGGAAAAGTATCAGAGGGAATTGATTTCG ACCATCATTTAGGAAGATGTGTTGTGATGTTTGGCGTTCCCTATGTCTACACTCAAAGTCGTATATTGAGG GCACGTTTGGAATATTTACGCgatcaatttcaaatcaaagaaaatgatttcttaACTTTCGATGCAATGAGGCATGCAGCACAGTGCGTAGGGCGAGCAATGAGAGGAAAGACTgattatggaataatgattTTTGCTGATAAG AGATTTGCTCGTAATGACAAGAGAGGAAAACTCCCGAAATGGATTCAAGAGTATCTTTCTGATAGCAAGTGCAATCTTTCAACTGACGAAGCAGTAAATTTGGCTAAACGTTTCCTCAGAGAAATGGCTCAGCCTTTTAAACGA GAAGATCAATTGGGTCTGTCTCTTCTTACTTTGGAACAACTAGAATCACCAGAAatgcagaaaaaaattgaagcCCGTGCTCATCAAGCTTGA
- the LOC141909387 gene encoding general transcription and DNA repair factor IIH helicase subunit XPD-like isoform X2: protein MKLNIDGLLVYFPYDYIYPEQYTYMVELKKAIDAKGHCALEMPSGTGKTISLLSLIVAYHINYPLEVCKLIYCSRTVPEIEKVVEELKNLMLYYKKETGHEPNITGLALSSRKNLCIHPQVSNPLDGKTVDGLCQSRTTSYIREKSKHDPTVETCSFYESYTEHGREVPLPIGIYNLDDLREFGKKKGWCPYFLARYTITHANIVIYSYYYLLDPKIADLVSKELSKNAVVVFDEAHNIDNVCIESMSVTISRRTLDKCQQNVETLTNTIKKIKDTDKKRLQQEYSRLVEGLREANVARETDIVMANPVLPDEVLQEAVPGNIRNAEHFCVFLKRFVEYLKTRLRVQHVVSESPPSFLRHISQSVCIERKPLRFCSERLSSLLRTLELADLTDFSSLNLIANFATLVSTYAQGFVLIIEPFDDRTPTISNPIMHFSCMDASIAIKPVFDRFQTVIITSGTLSPLDIYPKILDFRPVNTATFTMTLARNNICPMIVAKGNDQVAMTSRFESREDVAVMRNYGNLMVELSAIVPDGLVCFFTSYTYMETIVSSWYEQGIIDKIQNNKLLFIETQNAAETSLALLNYQKACENGRGAVLLSVARGKVSEGIDFDHHLGRCVVMFGVPYVYTQSRILRRFARNDKRGKLPKWIQEYLSDSKCNLSTDEAVNLAKRFLREMAQPFKREDQLGLSLLTLEQLESPEMQKKIEARAHQA from the exons aTGAA gcTAAACATTGATGGATTGCttgtatattttccatatGATTACATCTACCCGGAACAATATACCTATATGGTTGAACTAAAAAAAGCGATTGATGCCAAG GGTCACTGTGCTTTGGAGATGCCGTCCGGAACTGGGAAGACAATTTCCTTACTGTCTTTGATCGTTGCATATCATATA AATTACCCTCTGGAAGTTTGTAAGCTGATATATTGTTCAAGAACTGTtccagaaattgaaaaagttgttgaagaattgaaaaatctgatgctttattacaaaaaagaaacCGGCCACGAACCAAATATCACTGGCTTGGCTCTGAGCTCAAGGAAAAATTTGTGTATACATCCGCAG GTTAGCAACCCACTGGATGGAAAAACAGTCGATGGTCTTTGTCAGTCCCGAACGACTTCGTACATTCGTGAGAAGAGTAAGCACGATCCGACGGTAGAAACTTGTAGTTTTTATGAG TCATATACAGAACATGGAAGAGAAGTTCCGTTGCCTATCGGCATCTATAATCTG gATGATCTGAGGGAATTTGGAAAGAAAAAAGGCTGGTGTCCATATTTCTTAGCTCGATATACT ATTACTCACGCAAATATAGTTATATACAGTTATTACTATTTGTTGGATCCGAAGATCGCTGATTTAGTGTCTAAAGAACTCTCAAAGAATGCAGTTGTAGTATTTGATGAAGCTCACAATATAG ATAACGTTTGCATTGAATCAATGAGTGTTACTATTAGCAGACGTACTCTCGATAAATGTCAACAGAATGTTGAAACTTTGACAAATACTATAAAAAA AATTAAGGATACTGATAAAAAGCGACTTCAACAAGAATACTCACGTCTAGTGGAAGGTCTCCGAGAAGCTAATGTGGCCAGAGAAACAGACATTGTCATGGCTAATCCAGTGCTTCCCGATGAGGTTCTACAAG AGGCTGTTCCCGGTAATATAAGGAATGCTGAACACTTCTGCGTTTTCCTCAAGAGATTCgtagaatatttgaaaacCCGATTACGAGTACAGCATGTTGTTTCGGAGAGTCCGCCATCATTTCTTAGACACATTTCGCAATCTGTCTGCATTGAACGGAAACCATTACG GTTTTGTTCTGAACGATTATCATCATTGCTGCGAACTTTAGAACTTGCAGATCTGACCGATTTCTCTTCGTTGAATCTCATCGCTAACTTTGCAACTCTAGTCAGTACTTATGCTCAAG GTTTTGTACTAATCATCGAACCATTCGACGACCGAACGCCAACGATTTCAAACCCTATCATGCATTTCAGTTGCATGGATGCATCGATCGCCATAAAACCAGTGTTTGACCGATTTCAAACTGTGATAATTACTTCTGGG ACTTTATCTCCACTAGATATTTATCCCAAAATTTTAGACTTTCGGCCTGTGAATACAGCAACATTTACTATGACTTTGGCGAGGAATAACATCTGTCCTATG ATTGTTGCCAAAGGTAATGATCAAGTCGCAATGACATCTAGATTTGAAAGTAGAGAGGATGTGG CTGTTATGCGAAATTATGGAAACTTGATGGTTGAGTTAAGCGCTATAGTTCCTGATGGCTTGGTCTGTTTCTTCACAAGTTATACTTATAtg GAAACGATTGTTTCTTCGTGGTATGAACAGGGAATCATCGATAAAATTCAGAATAACAAATTGCTGTTTATCGAGACTCAAAACGCTGCTGAAACTAGTCTAGCATTACTCAACTATCAAAAAGCCTGTGAAAACGGCAGAGGAGCTGTTCTTTTGTCAGTAGCACGTGGAAAAGTATCAGAGGGAATTGATTTCG ACCATCATTTAGGAAGATGTGTTGTGATGTTTGGCGTTCCCTATGTCTACACTCAAAGTCGTATATTGAGG AGATTTGCTCGTAATGACAAGAGAGGAAAACTCCCGAAATGGATTCAAGAGTATCTTTCTGATAGCAAGTGCAATCTTTCAACTGACGAAGCAGTAAATTTGGCTAAACGTTTCCTCAGAGAAATGGCTCAGCCTTTTAAACGA GAAGATCAATTGGGTCTGTCTCTTCTTACTTTGGAACAACTAGAATCACCAGAAatgcagaaaaaaattgaagcCCGTGCTCATCAAGCTTGA